From Lagenorhynchus albirostris chromosome 15, mLagAlb1.1, whole genome shotgun sequence, one genomic window encodes:
- the LOC132506310 gene encoding LOW QUALITY PROTEIN: kinesin-like protein KIF19 (The sequence of the model RefSeq protein was modified relative to this genomic sequence to represent the inferred CDS: inserted 2 bases in 2 codons; substituted 2 bases at 2 genomic stop codons), protein MDVKGAPLPRPRSCGQEVLEPSTDLDVTSTLLPMDDQGAQGLGHNPQMQWCRRPYPGPIRSPEARLLGDVGAQPIRRVALRTRPLSDADREEGASVIAHKAGTGWGCTVVLMDPGEDPEDTLHTHRSREKTFIFDIVFDQHTSQEDVYLATXPALVEGVISGYNAAVFAHGPSGASKTHTMLXMDAGPGSYLQMLTDLFQAVEETHESTDCSTSMSYLEIYNEVIWDLLNPSSGFLDLRKDSRGSIQIAGITEVSTTNTQETMQLLTXGNWQRTQESTATSKMSSRSHAVLQVTVHRRSHGTDMAEEVHIGRLSMVDLAGLELASQTQDRGKRMKEGVLINRSLLVLGTCVNAPGEKGGSQAQHVNSRDSKLRRTCXRHEPLKDALGGNSRTVMTAHISPASTHFREARTTLLYTYRAKNIKRTVKRNLLNVSYHIAQYADVISDLGRQMKHPEAKVEKQGKEKRSIPAAGMLKVGPYTHAMPPAAGPSGTPEAHCVLLPFLERCLH, encoded by the exons ATGGATGTTAAAGGGGCGCCCCTTCCCCGGCCTCGTTCGTGTGGCCAAGAAGTCCTGGAGCCCAGCACTGACCTGGACGTGACCAGCACACTCCTGCCCATGGACGACCAA GGGGCTCAGGGCCTAGGCCACAACCCCCAGATGCAGTGGTGTAGACGCCCCTACCCCGGCCCCATCAGGTCCCCCGAGGCCCGTCTCCTGGGTGACGTGGGAGCTCAGCCCATTAGACGG GTGGCGCTTCGGACCCGCCCGCTCAGCGACGCAGACCGCGAGGAAGGGGCCTCCGTCATCGCCCACAAGGCGGGGACCGGGTGGGGCTGT ACGGTGGTGCTCATGGACCCCGGTGAGGACCCTGAGGACACACTGCACACACACCGGTCCCGGGAGAAGACCTTCATCTTCGACATCGTGTTCGACCAGCACACCTCCCAG GAAGACGTGTACCTTGCCA CCCCAGCACTAGTGGAAGGCGTCATTTCTGGATACAACGCGGCGGTGTTTGCCCACGGCCCCTCAG GTGCTAGCAAGACCCACACGATGC CCATGGATGCGGGGCCCGGCAGCTACCTGCAGATGCTCACTGACCTCTTCCAGGCCGTCGAGGAGACCCATGAGAGCACGGACTGCAGCACGTCCATGTCGTACCTTGAG ATTTATAACGAAGTGATCTGGGACCTCCTGAACCCGTCCTCAGGGTTTCTGGACCTGCGGAAAGATTCTAGGGGCAGCATCCAGATTGCAGGCATCACGGAGGTCTCCACCACAAACACCCAGGAG aCCATGCAGCTCCTCACCTAAGGCAACTGGCAGCGCACACAGGAGTCCACCGCCACCAGCAAGATGTCGTCCCGCTCCCACGCCGTGCTGCAGGTCACTGTGCACCGGCGCAGCCACGGCACAGACATGGCAGAGGAAGTGCACATTGGGAGGCTCTCCATGGTGGACCTGGCGGGCTTGGAGCTGGCGTCTCAG ACCCAGGACCGAGGCAAGAGGATGAAGGAGGGCGTCCTCATCAACCGCTCCCTGCTGGTACTGGGCACCTGCGTCAACGCACCCGGCGAGAAGGGCGGCAGCCAGGCGCAGCACGTGAACTCCCGGGACAGCAAACTCAGGCGCACCTGCTGAAGGCATGAGCCCCTG AAGGATGCCCTGGGAGGGAACAGCCGGACGGTGATGACTGCCCACATCAGCCCAGCCAGCACGCACTTCAGGGAGGCGCGGACCACCCTGCTATACACGTACCGAG CCAAGAACATCAAGAGGACG GTCAAGCGCAACCTGCTGAACGTGTCCTACCACATCGCGCAGTACGCGGACGTCATCTCCGACCTGGGCAGGCAGATGAAGCACCCCGAGGCCAAGGTGGAGaagcaggggaaggagaagagaagcatCCCAGCGGCCGGGATGCTCAAGGTGGGGCCGTACACGCACGCAATGCCTCCTGCTGCTGGGCCATCCGGGACACCAGAGGCCCACTGCGTCCTCCTGCCCTTCCTGGAGCGGTGTCTGCACTGA